The Acaryochloris sp. CCMEE 5410 DNA window TGAAGGGTCGACACTGTTGGCGAATTCTAGGCTAAGGCTACTTTGCCTCCAATTGGGCTTCATAGCTAGCGTCTTGAGTTCCCATAACCCTATCCCAGAAGGTGAAGTAAAGACCGTAATGTTTGGTATATCGATGATGATGAACCAAATGATGTGCTGAACCGATACACCACCGACCCCAAAAGCAGCTTAGGCGCGAGTAGGGCACAACCGGATATCCAATGTGATTTCCTATAGCCCAGATAGTCATTGTTAGTAAAATACTAATGAGGACTCCAATGTGCAAAGGAATGATAAAGGCGATGCTCAGTAAGAAGAAAACCTGAATAGCTACTTCCAAAGGCTCCAGCGCAAAGAAAGTCCAGGGGGTTGGGGGCCTCGACTGGTGATGCCCTTGATGAAACCATTTGAACAGGGGTCGCAGGTGAATAAGCCGATGATAAAAGTAGAAATAGGTGTCTTGAAGCCAAAGCACAAGAACATAGCTAAATATAAAATAGCTTAGATTCTGAATCTTCCAGTCAGTATAAACTCGCGTG harbors:
- a CDS encoding sterol desaturase family protein is translated as MLWLQDTYFYFYHRLIHLRPLFKWFHQGHHQSRPPTPWTFFALEPLEVAIQVFFLLSIAFIIPLHIGVLISILLTMTIWAIGNHIGYPVVPYSRLSCFWGRWCIGSAHHLVHHHRYTKHYGLYFTFWDRVMGTQDASYEAQLEAK